In Desulfovibrio inopinatus DSM 10711, the following proteins share a genomic window:
- a CDS encoding YkgJ family cysteine cluster protein: MEMSLSVLEKFMLKMGFQVGDIVDRTSGRITCRATAPNGWSVDYPSPLYVYPEMDRRAETRALFERLAAWLGETNLEALTTSIITTCITSIEGFVCKNCGRCCTKVIDAYQGRVSPEELAEWIALGNKRVFRLVQKLDRPDYSLYRAFVNPKTQRYFPRCPFYGKTREGLMGCRIHAHKPLKCRAYPYNRLAAEYAGCRGFEHLELEADCVVTDIQTTCLK, from the coding sequence ATGGAAATGTCATTGTCTGTTTTAGAAAAGTTTATGTTGAAAATGGGGTTTCAGGTCGGGGATATTGTTGATCGCACCAGTGGACGTATCACATGTCGTGCAACGGCTCCGAACGGGTGGTCCGTCGACTATCCTTCCCCGTTGTATGTGTACCCAGAGATGGATCGACGGGCTGAAACACGTGCTTTGTTTGAACGTCTCGCCGCCTGGCTTGGTGAGACCAATTTGGAAGCGTTGACGACTTCCATCATAACGACCTGTATCACGTCGATTGAAGGGTTTGTGTGTAAAAATTGCGGTCGCTGCTGTACGAAGGTCATCGACGCGTATCAAGGACGTGTGAGCCCCGAAGAACTTGCTGAATGGATTGCTTTGGGAAATAAACGCGTTTTTCGACTCGTGCAAAAATTAGATCGACCAGATTACTCTCTTTATCGAGCATTTGTGAACCCCAAAACACAACGCTACTTTCCCCGTTGTCCCTTTTACGGCAAAACGCGAGAAGGCTTGATGGGATGTCGTATCCATGCACATAAACCACTCAAATGCCGTGCCTATCCGTATAATCGTCTCGCGGCGGAATATGCCGGTTGCCGGGGATTCGAACATCTGGAGCTTGAAGCTGACTGTGTCGTGACCGATATCCAGACAACCTGTCTCAAATGA
- a CDS encoding alpha/beta hydrolase, translating to MFEQPLRRDSLLSEDRIISGLFVRRTRLHGRTTRPAVLFVHGGSHGYWAFSTWLDIFARGGYDAYSMSLRNHEGSYRVNERDYLAMRINAYCEDVETVVSYIGSPVILVGHSMGGIVCQMVAENGHARALVLVASVGPCQLGNMRRRLRQDKVVLPGREAASQSFFYALSPDKQREYARRLVPESPGVMNHYGYEGVCIDRRRITCPLFVMTAECDRTSVPSAEALAGFYNAPFYCVPETGHDIMLEPAADKAADVILDWLASVGFSKAVR from the coding sequence ATGTTTGAACAACCATTGAGAAGAGATTCGTTATTGTCCGAAGACCGGATTATTTCCGGTTTGTTTGTTCGTCGCACACGTCTTCATGGCCGTACTACGCGGCCTGCCGTCCTGTTTGTTCATGGTGGAAGCCATGGATATTGGGCGTTTTCCACGTGGCTCGATATCTTTGCGCGGGGAGGCTATGATGCCTACAGCATGTCGCTCCGCAATCACGAAGGTTCGTATCGAGTGAATGAGCGGGACTACTTGGCAATGCGTATCAATGCGTATTGTGAGGATGTAGAGACTGTGGTGTCGTATATCGGGAGTCCGGTGATTCTCGTCGGGCACAGTATGGGGGGGATTGTCTGTCAGATGGTGGCCGAGAACGGACACGCTCGGGCTCTGGTGCTTGTCGCTTCTGTTGGGCCCTGTCAACTTGGAAATATGCGACGACGGCTTCGGCAGGATAAAGTCGTACTTCCTGGAAGAGAAGCTGCCAGTCAGAGCTTTTTTTATGCTCTTTCCCCCGATAAACAACGCGAATATGCCCGTCGACTTGTACCGGAGTCACCCGGTGTCATGAATCATTATGGGTATGAAGGCGTCTGCATCGATCGACGCCGCATCACGTGTCCGCTCTTTGTTATGACGGCAGAATGTGACCGGACGTCGGTCCCGTCGGCGGAAGCGCTGGCCGGCTTTTACAATGCACCGTTTTACTGTGTCCCCGAGACTGGACACGATATCATGCTTGAACCGGCTGCGGACAAAGCGGCCGATGTTATTTTGGATTGGCTGGCTTCAGTTGGTTTTTCAAAGGCGGTCCGATGA
- a CDS encoding DUF2157 domain-containing protein → MTETHEDRLDSLARPATLAVIDDLERAGILNRSATRTARRHVLSQRQWLLWADRLLFALGLVLLLAGLACLVAANWQSMTGLKKIVLAALGLALTAGGAAWAKEGSLLRQGLLLAASTFVGVVFLVIGQVYQTGADAWELFALWAVLMSGFVVALPSAPMLAFHLTVLDTAYILYFEQVAQPSGANWPLFWCGLFVLQLGFYWGSFRIRQALWYKRLLLLACLSLAVTPVCFGIALWPSASGAFQDYIGPIVACVVGLPFAWRLYVQLADIRSFSLVVFALEAIVLTGIGRVMLEMPLFGYEIFLFGLILVFATGKAVAIIRKWHRRMEEHNHA, encoded by the coding sequence ATGACGGAAACACATGAAGATCGTTTGGATTCGCTTGCACGGCCGGCCACCCTGGCCGTCATCGATGATTTGGAACGCGCCGGGATATTGAACAGGAGCGCTACGCGCACTGCACGGCGTCATGTTCTGTCTCAACGACAATGGCTTCTTTGGGCTGACCGCTTGCTTTTCGCCCTGGGCTTGGTGCTTCTGCTGGCCGGCTTGGCGTGCCTGGTCGCAGCGAATTGGCAGAGCATGACTGGTTTAAAGAAAATCGTCTTGGCTGCCCTCGGCTTGGCTCTCACTGCCGGAGGAGCGGCATGGGCCAAAGAAGGGAGTCTCTTACGCCAGGGGCTGCTCTTGGCGGCGTCCACGTTTGTCGGTGTTGTGTTTCTGGTGATTGGGCAAGTTTATCAAACCGGGGCCGATGCCTGGGAGTTGTTTGCGCTATGGGCTGTTCTGATGTCCGGTTTTGTTGTTGCTTTGCCCTCCGCACCGATGCTGGCGTTTCATCTGACCGTTCTTGATACGGCATATATTTTATATTTTGAGCAAGTTGCCCAACCGTCAGGAGCAAACTGGCCATTGTTCTGGTGTGGGTTATTTGTGCTTCAACTCGGGTTTTATTGGGGATCTTTTCGTATCAGGCAAGCCTTGTGGTACAAGCGATTACTCTTACTTGCCTGCCTGAGTTTGGCTGTGACCCCGGTATGTTTTGGTATTGCGCTGTGGCCAAGTGCGTCGGGGGCATTTCAGGATTATATCGGGCCGATTGTAGCGTGTGTGGTGGGATTACCGTTTGCCTGGCGGCTGTATGTGCAGCTCGCTGACATCCGATCTTTTTCCCTGGTTGTTTTTGCTCTGGAGGCCATTGTTCTGACTGGCATCGGCCGCGTCATGCTTGAGATGCCATTGTTCGGATACGAAATATTTCTCTTCGGTCTCATTTTGGTGTTCGCGACAGGTAAGGCTGTCGCCATAATTCGGAAATGGCATCGTCGTATGGAGGAGCACAATCATGCATGA
- a CDS encoding sensor histidine kinase, with protein sequence MLSPPSRRVLLVDDDNAIRKSINDYLCDQGHEIMEVSDGDKALIELARSTIDIVLLDLRMPGTNGFDILAHMEQNLPEIPVIVISGTGAIGDVIEALHLGAWDIVVKPIIEFDELEQAIQRASDRAERLRTRHLYQQSLENHIRERTQQLDTAKAKLEEQSSLQEVVFESLLSPLFYKDANKCYRACNSAFCAMAGFIQKDILEKTVHEIFSPEQARFFDAMDADVLQKNTAISQETNIVHPDGSLHHYLIRKNPMRRRNGDITGIVGIFYDITDRKRSEEHLRATLAEKDALLKEIHHRVKNNLQLVSSLLALQNEYAETSAKPLFLSCYNRIRSMALLHEELYSYEMLDRIHFSTYLEKLSLKLFGAYSDGRNIVRSLETDDVTLAINTAIPCGLLVTELVTNALRHAFPENSTGTVTIAIHKDENTIHLRIQDDGIGMPEDITVENATSLGLILVSGLIGQLHATLSIQRENGTTFDITFAEKKIYRNNLI encoded by the coding sequence ATGCTTTCACCACCCAGTCGTCGAGTCCTTCTTGTTGACGACGACAATGCAATTCGCAAATCCATCAATGATTATCTCTGTGACCAAGGGCATGAGATTATGGAAGTAAGCGATGGCGATAAGGCTCTTATCGAACTCGCTCGCTCCACGATCGATATCGTGCTGCTTGACCTGCGTATGCCAGGAACCAACGGGTTCGATATTCTGGCTCACATGGAACAGAATCTGCCAGAGATTCCCGTCATCGTCATTTCAGGGACCGGAGCAATCGGAGACGTCATCGAAGCACTTCATCTTGGCGCCTGGGATATTGTTGTCAAACCCATTATCGAGTTCGATGAACTCGAACAGGCCATCCAACGCGCAAGCGACCGTGCCGAACGCCTCCGAACACGCCACCTCTATCAACAATCATTGGAAAACCACATACGGGAACGCACACAACAACTTGATACTGCCAAAGCCAAACTTGAAGAACAAAGTTCATTACAAGAAGTTGTCTTCGAAAGTCTTCTTTCTCCCCTGTTCTATAAAGATGCAAACAAATGTTACCGCGCTTGCAATAGCGCATTCTGTGCTATGGCCGGTTTCATTCAAAAAGATATTTTAGAAAAAACCGTTCATGAGATTTTTTCCCCCGAGCAGGCGCGTTTTTTTGATGCTATGGATGCAGATGTGTTGCAGAAAAATACGGCGATCTCGCAAGAAACGAACATTGTTCACCCGGATGGGAGTCTTCATCATTATCTTATCAGGAAGAACCCGATGCGCCGCCGTAACGGCGATATAACAGGGATCGTCGGAATATTTTATGACATTACCGATCGCAAGCGAAGTGAAGAACACCTTCGCGCAACGCTTGCCGAAAAGGATGCACTCCTTAAAGAAATTCACCATCGAGTCAAAAACAATCTCCAACTTGTTTCCAGCTTGCTTGCGCTCCAAAACGAATACGCTGAAACATCGGCGAAACCGTTGTTTCTCAGTTGCTACAACCGCATTCGCTCCATGGCCCTTTTACACGAAGAGCTCTACAGTTACGAAATGCTCGATCGCATTCATTTTTCGACGTATCTGGAAAAGCTCAGCCTCAAGCTCTTTGGAGCGTACAGTGACGGACGAAATATTGTACGCAGCCTTGAAACAGACGATGTGACACTGGCAATCAACACTGCTATCCCGTGCGGACTCCTTGTCACTGAACTGGTGACCAACGCGCTACGTCATGCATTTCCCGAAAATTCGACAGGAACCGTCACCATTGCTATTCACAAAGATGAAAATACGATTCACCTTCGTATACAAGATGACGGGATAGGAATGCCTGAAGATATAACGGTGGAGAATGCAACGTCTTTAGGACTTATTCTCGTGTCCGGACTTATTGGACAATTACACGCGACGCTTTCTATTCAGCGTGAAAACGGCACGACCTTCGATATCACGTTTGCTGAAAAGAAGATCTATAGAAACAACCTCATTTGA
- a CDS encoding GDYXXLXY domain-containing protein — translation MKQRVLILGSALIILALAAGIVVTKENTLREGSCVLLPLRPVDPRSLLQGDYMALAYQLEDDVKKLSLPPKGRLVVRLDDHDVASFVRIDNGTSLSDDERYLKFTNTGTPRVAPHSFFFEEGTGERYAGAKYGELRVDGDGNAILTHLRDKEFKRIVPETP, via the coding sequence ATGAAACAACGTGTGCTCATCCTCGGTTCGGCCCTGATTATACTGGCGTTGGCGGCTGGTATCGTCGTGACGAAGGAGAACACCCTTCGTGAAGGGTCTTGTGTTTTACTGCCCTTACGTCCAGTCGATCCCCGGTCATTGTTGCAGGGGGATTACATGGCGCTGGCGTATCAGCTGGAGGACGATGTGAAAAAGCTGTCGCTTCCTCCGAAAGGCCGATTGGTTGTACGCCTTGATGATCATGATGTCGCTTCATTTGTCCGTATTGATAATGGAACATCGTTGTCTGATGATGAGCGCTATCTCAAGTTTACCAATACAGGAACGCCTCGAGTTGCCCCGCATTCGTTCTTTTTTGAGGAAGGAACGGGAGAGCGATATGCTGGTGCAAAGTACGGAGAGTTGCGCGTGGATGGCGATGGAAATGCCATTCTCACGCATTTACGCGACAAGGAATTCAAACGAATTGTTCCGGAAACGCCGTGA
- a CDS encoding DUF4401 domain-containing protein: MHEEPVLADVLDSLEIQGHIDASVKAQAAVYFAERAGHIPDGLLVRLFQGISAWIASFFLLGFLVTIGVLNDTTVSMMFCAAACFAAAIFFARGKRRDTVTHEQFVIAFALVANGLFQGACWDMLHLDYEKASILVLAGIQVGVTLVYFLFFSERTIRFLTSLCALSLFGLWCFWDFENTWGPVIISAICGLYLLSSPFIPNRRDIRAPLELTAALSGLGVLVVMLFGTGHLEWPQQAVWTSLLVLALALKAWMRPAKISWGIGIVTAIVLGVLIHPSIIAALYLLFLGHERGERVLTALGLISLPVFIVMYYYNLEFSLSEKAYILFASGALLLAVRWAILRWSGERAVQGGSAS, encoded by the coding sequence ATGCATGAAGAACCCGTTCTTGCTGACGTCCTGGATTCGCTCGAAATCCAGGGGCATATTGATGCTTCCGTCAAAGCGCAGGCAGCAGTGTATTTTGCGGAGCGAGCAGGCCATATTCCTGATGGGCTGCTTGTTCGATTGTTTCAAGGCATATCGGCCTGGATCGCATCGTTCTTTTTGTTAGGGTTTCTTGTTACAATCGGCGTCCTGAATGATACGACGGTGTCCATGATGTTTTGTGCCGCGGCCTGTTTTGCCGCGGCCATTTTTTTTGCTCGTGGAAAACGCCGGGATACCGTGACACATGAACAATTTGTGATCGCCTTCGCTTTGGTTGCCAATGGGCTTTTTCAAGGTGCCTGTTGGGACATGCTTCATCTGGATTATGAAAAGGCGTCCATACTTGTTTTGGCGGGGATACAAGTTGGAGTAACTCTTGTCTATTTTTTGTTCTTTTCCGAGCGTACAATACGGTTCTTGACTAGCTTATGCGCGCTGAGTCTGTTTGGATTATGGTGTTTTTGGGATTTTGAAAATACCTGGGGGCCGGTGATTATATCGGCCATTTGCGGACTCTATTTACTGTCTTCTCCATTTATTCCGAATCGTCGTGATATTCGTGCCCCCCTGGAATTGACGGCAGCACTTTCCGGACTTGGCGTACTTGTTGTCATGCTTTTTGGGACTGGTCACTTAGAATGGCCGCAACAGGCTGTTTGGACTTCGTTGCTGGTCCTGGCTCTTGCCCTCAAAGCATGGATGCGGCCAGCAAAAATCTCATGGGGGATCGGCATCGTGACGGCCATTGTGCTCGGTGTATTGATACATCCCAGCATTATAGCGGCCCTGTATTTACTTTTTCTGGGGCACGAGAGAGGGGAACGAGTCTTGACTGCGCTGGGGTTGATTTCTTTGCCGGTGTTTATCGTGATGTATTATTACAATCTTGAATTCAGCCTGTCTGAGAAGGCATATATTCTGTTTGCCAGCGGGGCATTGCTACTGGCAGTACGCTGGGCCATTTTGCGATGGAGCGGAGAACGCGCGGTACAGGGAGGGAGTGCCTCATGA
- a CDS encoding diguanylate cyclase, translating into MLINKGKLIRVRGTIQETVYCERNKRYVFKTITCYKRNSSIITMFEPLDIRTTLQVGAMTCLVLAVVMVYYSVARKTYPGFHSWTLGIVSASIGAVLVSMRGFIPTFLTIIIGNFLIVLMPFMLAYGFSTFFGVRWRLMPFYSFVLCAFLLFYVWWTFGSPSLYYRVICLCVVLIILFGESLRIVMSYSKSILKEYDLILVVFLVFTMSSSFLRLVVTMKHKPPVSFLNNVEVWSSVAILMTIIGIVGIISSLIIINSHRIELDLLKVGRKIERLARLDGLTNLFNRRCFDEKLTEEFRRAQRASRPISLIMADIDFFKLYNDTYGHQSGDDCLKEIASIFQKCSRRASDIAARYGGEEFVLLLPDTDSAGARNVANEIQNSIQAKAIAHKASCVANVVTISIGVSTIRPDSMMQPDDLVKYADQALYASKKKGKNQIQQYEV; encoded by the coding sequence ATGTTGATCAATAAAGGGAAGCTGATTAGGGTGCGTGGCACAATACAAGAAACTGTTTATTGTGAGCGAAATAAAAGGTATGTATTTAAAACAATTACCTGCTATAAAAGAAATAGTTCTATAATTACGATGTTTGAACCATTGGATATCCGTACGACGCTACAAGTCGGTGCGATGACATGTCTCGTTCTTGCCGTTGTGATGGTATATTATTCCGTTGCACGGAAAACGTATCCAGGATTCCATTCATGGACACTGGGCATTGTCAGTGCCAGCATTGGGGCTGTCTTGGTTTCGATGCGTGGTTTCATTCCGACTTTTCTCACAATAATTATTGGAAACTTTCTTATTGTTTTGATGCCATTTATGTTGGCGTACGGATTTTCAACTTTTTTCGGAGTTCGATGGAGGTTGATGCCATTTTATTCTTTCGTGTTATGTGCATTTCTATTGTTCTATGTATGGTGGACATTTGGATCTCCAAGCTTGTATTATAGAGTCATTTGCCTTTGTGTCGTTCTGATTATCCTGTTTGGTGAGTCCTTGAGAATTGTCATGTCGTATTCGAAATCAATACTCAAAGAGTATGATCTCATTTTGGTCGTATTTCTTGTGTTTACGATGTCTTCATCTTTCCTTCGCCTTGTTGTTACCATGAAGCATAAACCTCCGGTATCTTTCTTAAATAATGTCGAAGTATGGAGCAGCGTGGCGATTCTTATGACGATTATTGGTATCGTCGGGATAATATCGTCACTTATTATAATAAACTCTCATCGTATTGAACTCGACTTATTGAAAGTAGGTCGTAAGATTGAAAGGCTTGCACGATTGGATGGACTAACCAATTTGTTCAATAGAAGGTGCTTTGATGAAAAGCTTACCGAAGAATTCAGGCGAGCACAGAGAGCATCTCGGCCAATTTCTTTGATTATGGCTGATATTGATTTCTTTAAGCTGTACAATGATACATATGGACATCAAAGCGGGGATGATTGTCTGAAAGAGATCGCCTCTATTTTTCAAAAGTGTAGTAGGAGAGCGTCTGATATCGCTGCTCGGTATGGAGGAGAAGAGTTCGTCTTGTTGCTTCCGGATACAGATTCAGCGGGAGCGCGCAATGTTGCGAACGAAATCCAAAACAGTATTCAAGCCAAGGCAATTGCTCATAAAGCGTCTTGCGTCGCCAACGTCGTGACTATCAGTATCGGTGTCTCGACAATCCGTCCTGACAGCATGATGCAGCCTGATGACTTGGTGAAGTATGCTGATCAAGCACTGTACGCGAGCAAGAAGAAGGGGAAAAATCAAATACAGCAGTATGAAGTGTGA
- the aroC gene encoding chorismate synthase, which translates to MNGNTFGTLFRLTTFGESHGPGIGGTVDGCPPGLPLDESIIQIELDKRKPGGNIASTARKEADLVEILSGVFEGKTTGTPIGFLIRNTDQRSRDYSQVKDVFRPGHADISYQAKYGVRDYRGGGRASGRETACRVAGGAIAEQLLQTAGIRVTAATIELGGIAATTVDFSSSDSRPFFACDDNIIPQWEERIRDVKKQGDTVGGVVEVRAQNVPAGLGEPVFDKLDARLAYAFMSVGAVKAVEIGSGVEAARLLGSQNNDPITPDGFLSNNAGGILGGISSGQDIVVRAAIKPIPSIAKSQKTINSAHEATEISIGGRHDISAIPRVVPVLKAMLRLTLADMLLLQRRCSG; encoded by the coding sequence ATGAATGGCAACACGTTCGGGACACTGTTTCGACTGACGACATTTGGCGAATCGCACGGCCCAGGGATTGGGGGGACTGTCGACGGGTGTCCTCCGGGCCTTCCACTGGATGAATCGATCATTCAGATTGAACTCGATAAACGCAAACCCGGTGGGAATATTGCGTCGACCGCTCGGAAAGAAGCTGATCTCGTCGAAATTCTCTCGGGCGTGTTTGAAGGAAAGACAACGGGAACCCCAATTGGCTTTTTGATTCGCAATACGGATCAACGTTCTCGTGATTATTCTCAGGTCAAAGATGTGTTCCGTCCTGGGCATGCCGACATCTCGTATCAAGCAAAGTATGGTGTACGTGATTATCGTGGCGGTGGCCGCGCTTCAGGCCGTGAAACCGCGTGTCGTGTTGCCGGTGGAGCCATTGCCGAACAATTGTTGCAAACCGCTGGTATCCGTGTAACCGCAGCAACCATCGAGCTTGGTGGCATCGCGGCCACGACAGTGGATTTTTCCTCGTCCGATTCGCGTCCGTTTTTTGCCTGTGATGACAACATCATTCCACAGTGGGAAGAACGGATACGTGATGTTAAAAAGCAGGGTGACACCGTCGGTGGGGTCGTCGAAGTGCGCGCACAGAACGTACCGGCCGGTCTCGGCGAGCCGGTGTTCGATAAACTCGATGCACGCTTAGCCTATGCGTTCATGAGCGTGGGCGCGGTCAAAGCGGTGGAGATCGGATCCGGCGTGGAGGCTGCGCGGTTACTTGGCAGCCAGAACAATGATCCTATCACGCCAGACGGCTTTCTCAGTAACAATGCTGGAGGTATTCTCGGTGGAATATCTTCAGGACAGGATATTGTTGTGCGCGCCGCCATCAAGCCGATTCCCTCCATCGCCAAGTCTCAAAAGACTATAAATTCTGCACATGAGGCAACAGAAATTTCCATTGGTGGTCGCCATGACATTAGCGCTATCCCACGCGTTGTTCCTGTCTTAAAGGCCATGCTTCGTCTGACACTTGCAGATATGTTGTTATTGCAACGCCGTTGCAGCGGATAG
- the budA gene encoding acetolactate decarboxylase — translation MSFLLSVCLALFTVLAPASPVAADTGNSLFQLSTLPALMAGVYDGAMTIEELSKHGDFGLGTFDALDGEMIVFNGRFYQAKDGGSVETVMSEQTSPFAQLTLFDPEMSLTVEGVTDINTLVAAIQAGLSSVNYPYAIKITGEFESVLCRSVPAQKRPYPPLGDVVAHQKTFSFENQAGVMVGFFGPSYTSNFGVPGFHFHYLTADREGGGHVLNVKAKTLLIEIDALDSIMTILPKNEAFAQLPAAETTAHATDK, via the coding sequence ATGTCCTTTCTGCTTTCTGTATGTCTCGCGTTGTTCACCGTGCTGGCTCCTGCGAGTCCTGTTGCTGCCGATACGGGCAACAGTTTGTTCCAGCTCTCCACGTTGCCTGCTCTTATGGCCGGAGTCTATGATGGGGCGATGACAATTGAAGAATTAAGTAAGCACGGCGACTTTGGCCTTGGTACATTCGATGCTTTAGACGGGGAGATGATCGTGTTCAATGGCCGATTTTATCAGGCCAAGGACGGTGGATCCGTGGAGACGGTCATGTCCGAACAGACATCGCCGTTTGCACAACTGACTCTTTTTGATCCCGAAATGTCACTGACGGTGGAGGGTGTCACTGACATCAACACCTTGGTTGCAGCCATTCAGGCGGGATTGTCGTCGGTGAATTATCCGTATGCGATAAAAATAACAGGTGAATTTGAGAGCGTTTTATGTCGGAGCGTCCCTGCTCAAAAGAGGCCGTACCCTCCTCTGGGCGATGTTGTCGCCCATCAGAAGACATTTTCTTTTGAGAATCAGGCCGGTGTCATGGTCGGTTTTTTTGGGCCAAGCTACACAAGCAACTTCGGGGTTCCTGGATTTCATTTTCACTATCTTACGGCTGATCGCGAAGGAGGGGGACATGTCCTCAATGTTAAAGCAAAGACACTGCTTATCGAGATTGACGCTCTTGACTCCATCATGACCATCTTGCCGAAGAATGAAGCCTTTGCCCAACTTCCGGCTGCCGAGACAACAGCCCACGCCACGGATAAATAA
- a CDS encoding efflux RND transporter periplasmic adaptor subunit translates to MKKYMIWTLVIVALVAAGWYAFANQPGLLVKTALVSPKNIAAYVEERARTTLPRTYRVTMPFPATVMPIDVQAGDRVHSGQVVASLEMDDIKTELSLAEADAERLNAEIAVNQNMSLEKTALIEAGSLIESMVKTSEAAHEMVKAKQAQVDYSAWWLNAIGTLRKQQAVADEKYQEARKEKAQAVVDLSTGNLTAKAIDAILEAFRLGPEYVTEYMTVKNGRTDALFKSRDAAQARLAQAQRNVEKASLKSPVDGIILKRAVDNKVALAGGVDLLLIGRLEELEVTADILSQEAARIHPGDRVEMYGEALSDATLHGTVKEVKPLAFTKLSSLGVEQQRVPVIISLPDDVKKTLSPSEQHLGVGYRVRVRIFTQKHDNVLVVPRLALFRSENGQWQVFTVEQGKAVCKTVTVGILNDKEAEITSGLSSGDNVISAPPKNLVNGTRVHAVSG, encoded by the coding sequence ATGAAGAAATACATGATCTGGACACTGGTCATTGTCGCCCTTGTTGCCGCTGGCTGGTATGCTTTTGCTAATCAACCCGGGCTCCTCGTGAAGACAGCCCTGGTCTCTCCCAAGAATATCGCCGCGTATGTCGAGGAGCGTGCCCGAACGACGTTGCCCCGTACCTATCGGGTCACCATGCCGTTCCCCGCAACGGTCATGCCTATTGATGTGCAAGCTGGGGATCGCGTTCATTCCGGCCAAGTGGTCGCGTCTTTGGAGATGGACGATATCAAGACCGAGCTTTCCCTTGCCGAAGCCGATGCTGAGCGTCTCAACGCTGAAATTGCAGTCAATCAGAATATGTCGCTTGAGAAAACCGCTTTGATTGAAGCCGGGAGTCTTATTGAATCCATGGTGAAAACATCGGAAGCAGCCCATGAAATGGTTAAGGCCAAGCAGGCACAGGTCGATTATTCGGCGTGGTGGTTGAATGCCATTGGAACGTTGCGGAAACAACAGGCTGTTGCCGACGAAAAATATCAGGAAGCGCGAAAAGAAAAAGCCCAAGCTGTCGTTGATTTATCGACAGGGAATCTGACGGCCAAAGCTATTGATGCCATTCTCGAAGCGTTTCGGCTTGGTCCGGAGTATGTCACGGAATACATGACAGTGAAAAATGGGCGAACCGATGCGTTATTCAAATCGCGGGATGCCGCGCAAGCGCGTTTGGCACAGGCTCAACGCAATGTGGAGAAGGCTTCCTTGAAAAGTCCGGTGGATGGCATCATTCTCAAGCGAGCCGTGGACAATAAGGTCGCTTTAGCGGGAGGCGTTGATTTGTTGTTGATTGGCCGACTTGAAGAGCTGGAAGTGACGGCCGATATTCTTTCTCAGGAAGCTGCACGTATTCACCCTGGCGACCGTGTGGAGATGTATGGTGAAGCATTGTCCGACGCGACGCTGCACGGTACGGTGAAAGAAGTCAAGCCGTTGGCGTTTACGAAACTTTCGTCTTTGGGAGTGGAGCAGCAACGTGTTCCCGTTATTATTTCATTGCCCGATGATGTCAAAAAGACACTCTCTCCCTCCGAACAGCATCTCGGTGTTGGGTATCGCGTTCGCGTTCGTATCTTCACACAAAAGCATGATAATGTCCTGGTCGTTCCTCGATTGGCTTTGTTTCGCTCCGAGAATGGTCAGTGGCAGGTTTTTACAGTTGAGCAGGGAAAAGCTGTATGCAAAACAGTCACCGTCGGTATTCTCAACGATAAAGAAGCTGAGATCACCTCAGGGTTATCTTCTGGTGATAATGTCATTTCTGCACCACCGAAAAATCTTGTCAATGGAACCCGTGTCCATGCGGTGTCCGGGTAA